A stretch of the Microcella sp. genome encodes the following:
- a CDS encoding type II toxin-antitoxin system VapC family toxin, translating into MLYIDTSAAVKLLLVENESYALRAYIGDQEWASSALLRTELVRALVRVDPSVVPRALDLLVQPYLLAIEARVLDTAARLAPPSLRSLDAIHLASALELRDEITAFVAYDDRLLAAASALGMPVASPAH; encoded by the coding sequence GTGCTCTACATTGATACCTCTGCGGCGGTCAAGCTACTGCTCGTTGAGAACGAGTCGTACGCACTTCGGGCCTATATCGGTGACCAGGAATGGGCCTCGAGCGCGCTATTGAGAACTGAGTTGGTTCGGGCTCTTGTTCGTGTCGACCCCTCCGTTGTGCCACGCGCGCTCGACTTGCTCGTGCAGCCTTACCTTCTGGCCATCGAGGCGCGGGTACTCGACACCGCGGCGCGGCTCGCGCCGCCATCCTTACGCAGCCTCGACGCGATTCACCTCGCGAGCGCACTGGAGCTTCGCGACGAGATCACTGCGTTCGTTGCGTACGACGATCGACTGCTCGCGGCCGCATCGGCGCTCGGGATGCCCGTCGCATCGCCGGCGCACTAG
- a CDS encoding type II toxin-antitoxin system Phd/YefM family antitoxin → MDRIGVRELRQNASKYLDRVKRGESIEVTERGVPIAVIGPVPTVKKSRVHELIDEGRMRPGRGDFAAWLAANPPSPIDREYTGASIAEVLDEQRGERF, encoded by the coding sequence ATGGATCGGATCGGGGTGCGCGAGCTGCGGCAAAACGCGAGCAAGTACCTTGATCGCGTGAAGCGCGGCGAGTCCATTGAGGTGACCGAGCGGGGGGTTCCGATCGCCGTCATCGGGCCCGTGCCGACGGTGAAGAAGTCGCGCGTGCATGAACTGATCGACGAAGGGCGCATGAGGCCGGGGCGCGGCGACTTCGCCGCGTGGCTCGCTGCGAACCCTCCCTCCCCGATCGACCGGGAATACACCGGGGCGTCGATCGCGGAAGTTCTCGATGAGCAGCGCGGAGAGCGGTTCTAG
- a CDS encoding DUF3418 domain-containing protein, producing MCYTVAHGCGRGRRGRPDHAKTRECPGSGVVPRIRRAGWMLDALRLSLFGQPLGARGPISVQRIRKQPTTSFSLVENGYHYQLGWRHALSLP from the coding sequence ATGTGCTACACAGTAGCACATGGCTGTGGACGAGGCCGTCGAGGTCGACCAGATCACGCGAAGACGCGGGAGTGCCCCGGGTCGGGAGTCGTGCCACGCATCCGCCGCGCCGGCTGGATGCTCGACGCGCTGCGCCTCTCGCTGTTCGGGCAGCCGCTCGGCGCGCGAGGCCCCATTTCGGTGCAGCGCATCCGCAAACAACCCACGACCTCGTTCTCCCTTGTTGAGAACGGTTATCATTACCAGCTAGGGTGGCGTCATGCCCTTTCCCTTCCGTGA
- a CDS encoding TolB family protein, with protein MPFPFRDPSPTLVRRRTVASASALGLAAILLVTSPLAPATAAPSTVGTIAYVAEIDGDDEIAIMSADGLRTRVLTDNPGPDRAPSWNSDGSSLVFNSRRAPHATLPQIYRLDPQTADATRLTTSTSEDQRAALSADGTSLYFQRGVFFAQPYNLVELDLSSGTETPLTSDVVTVIWNAAPAPSPDGRWLLFQSNRDVPSPSGPFPQTLYALDLTTSTITAVPPGDGLDASDSIDGPRWSTDGTEFVYSSGGRLFIGTASGTDPATWNSAPVTTGDEDSSPSFSPDGSSIVLQTYVEGADPDGEDDRYLIRVLERSTGEIVTIGEGRTPVWTARTWLPAADNSTAEPELAATGPLALLPTLVVGAGLVGVGLVVARGTLARRRTSA; from the coding sequence ATGCCCTTTCCCTTCCGTGATCCCTCCCCCACTCTCGTCCGCCGTCGAACCGTCGCCTCCGCAAGCGCGCTGGGCCTCGCCGCGATCCTTCTGGTCACCTCTCCGCTAGCGCCGGCCACCGCTGCCCCGAGCACTGTCGGCACCATCGCTTACGTCGCTGAGATCGACGGCGACGACGAGATCGCGATCATGAGCGCCGACGGGCTACGTACCCGTGTGCTCACCGACAACCCCGGCCCCGACCGCGCGCCCAGTTGGAACTCAGACGGCAGCAGCCTCGTGTTCAACTCACGCCGCGCCCCGCACGCGACGCTGCCCCAGATCTACCGGCTCGACCCTCAGACGGCAGACGCGACCAGACTCACGACCTCCACGAGCGAAGACCAACGCGCAGCGCTCTCGGCCGACGGTACGAGCCTCTACTTTCAACGCGGCGTGTTCTTTGCTCAGCCCTACAACCTCGTCGAGCTCGATCTCAGCTCTGGCACCGAGACCCCGTTGACTTCCGACGTCGTCACGGTCATCTGGAACGCGGCCCCCGCGCCCTCACCCGACGGTCGCTGGCTGCTTTTTCAGTCGAACCGCGACGTGCCGTCGCCAAGCGGTCCGTTTCCGCAGACCCTCTACGCACTCGACCTCACCACGAGCACCATCACCGCTGTGCCGCCCGGCGACGGGCTCGACGCGAGCGACAGCATCGACGGCCCGAGGTGGAGCACCGACGGCACCGAGTTCGTCTACAGTTCGGGAGGTCGCCTGTTCATCGGCACGGCGAGCGGCACCGACCCAGCGACCTGGAACTCCGCTCCTGTCACCACGGGCGACGAAGACAGCTCCCCGTCGTTCTCGCCGGACGGATCGAGCATCGTGTTACAGACCTACGTCGAAGGCGCCGACCCCGACGGTGAAGACGACCGTTACCTGATTCGCGTGCTCGAACGCTCCACGGGCGAGATCGTCACGATCGGCGAGGGTCGCACCCCCGTGTGGACAGCTCGCACGTGGTTGCCCGCTGCGGACAACTCAACCGCTGAACCCGAACTCGCCGCCACCGGCCCCCTCGCTCTGCTGCCCACCCTCGTCGTCGGCGCGGGCCTGGTCGGCGTCGGCCTTGTCGTCGCGCGCGGCACGCTCGCGCGTCGACGCACCTCGGCGTGA
- a CDS encoding amidohydrolase: protein MSTASRPEPPADLLFTGGVVYRGPGRSAVSEALEVAVIDGRIAAIDADLTAWRGPATEVVDLAGGMLHAGFVDAHIHPIQGGLERLGCDLSSGSSAQDYARLIADYAQLNPPRGCDASRAWITGGGWAMSAFPGGTPSAAELDALEPIRPVFLYNRDHHGAWANSAALALAGITAETPDPADGRIERLPDGSPQGTLHEGAAALVAAVAPAATPDDEYAALLEAQRYAHSFGITAWQDAIVGDYFGASDTALVYRRALAEGRLTVDVVGALWWDRNRGIEQVPELVAKREAHAAELGPDARFRLSAVKIMADGVVENGTASMLEPYLVLDGAAPSEHPTGIAFVGGQALSEAIVALDAAGFSAHVHVIGDRAVRDALDAFEAAAAANDWASRAATDARRHHLAHLQFVHPDDVARFAALGVTANMQALWACNEPQMRDLTVPLVGTERAATQYPFASILRAVVVDARPRLCAGSDWPVSTPDPWQAIHVAVNRTLPADDPERDPEPLLAHEALTLAVALDAYTAGSAFINGRGPGDAHVTGIIEVGSVADLAATNRDPFAGPEASIHATRNVGTWVAGRRAHG from the coding sequence GTGAGCACCGCATCGCGCCCCGAGCCCCCCGCCGACCTCCTCTTCACCGGAGGAGTCGTCTATCGGGGGCCGGGGCGCTCTGCGGTTTCTGAGGCTCTCGAGGTTGCCGTCATCGACGGCCGCATCGCGGCAATAGATGCTGACCTCACTGCGTGGCGCGGGCCAGCCACCGAGGTGGTCGATCTGGCGGGCGGGATGCTCCACGCCGGTTTCGTCGACGCGCACATCCACCCCATCCAGGGTGGGCTCGAGCGACTCGGCTGCGACCTGAGCTCAGGCTCCTCGGCCCAGGACTACGCGCGACTCATCGCCGACTACGCGCAGCTGAACCCGCCCCGCGGTTGCGACGCCTCGCGCGCCTGGATCACCGGCGGCGGCTGGGCGATGAGCGCCTTCCCGGGCGGCACGCCGAGCGCCGCTGAGCTCGACGCCCTCGAGCCCATCCGCCCCGTCTTCCTCTACAACCGCGACCACCACGGCGCCTGGGCAAACTCGGCCGCTCTCGCGCTCGCGGGCATTACCGCCGAGACCCCCGACCCCGCCGATGGCCGCATCGAGCGGCTGCCCGATGGCTCGCCGCAGGGCACCCTGCACGAGGGTGCCGCAGCACTCGTGGCCGCGGTCGCCCCCGCCGCGACCCCCGACGACGAGTACGCCGCCCTGCTCGAAGCGCAGCGCTACGCGCACAGTTTCGGCATCACGGCTTGGCAGGACGCGATCGTGGGCGACTACTTCGGCGCGAGCGACACCGCGCTTGTCTACCGCCGCGCGCTGGCCGAGGGGCGACTCACGGTCGACGTCGTCGGCGCACTGTGGTGGGACCGCAACCGCGGCATCGAGCAGGTGCCCGAGCTCGTGGCGAAGCGCGAGGCGCACGCGGCCGAGCTCGGGCCAGACGCACGCTTCCGGCTCAGCGCCGTCAAGATCATGGCCGACGGAGTGGTCGAGAACGGCACGGCCTCAATGCTCGAGCCGTACCTGGTGCTCGATGGTGCGGCACCGAGCGAGCATCCGACCGGTATCGCCTTCGTCGGCGGGCAGGCGCTCAGCGAAGCGATCGTGGCCCTCGACGCCGCCGGCTTCAGCGCGCACGTGCACGTCATCGGCGACCGCGCGGTGCGCGACGCGCTCGACGCCTTCGAGGCGGCCGCGGCCGCCAACGATTGGGCTTCGCGCGCCGCGACGGATGCCCGCCGCCACCACCTCGCGCATCTGCAGTTCGTGCATCCCGACGACGTGGCGCGCTTCGCCGCGCTTGGCGTGACCGCCAACATGCAGGCGCTCTGGGCCTGCAACGAGCCCCAGATGCGCGACCTCACCGTGCCGCTCGTCGGCACCGAGCGTGCGGCGACGCAGTACCCCTTCGCGAGCATCCTGCGCGCAGTGGTGGTGGATGCTCGCCCGCGCCTGTGCGCCGGCAGCGACTGGCCCGTCTCGACCCCCGACCCGTGGCAGGCCATCCACGTCGCGGTGAACCGCACGCTCCCCGCCGACGACCCCGAGCGCGATCCCGAGCCTCTGCTCGCGCACGAGGCGCTCACCCTCGCCGTGGCGCTCGACGCCTACACAGCCGGCTCGGCGTTCATCAACGGGCGCGGGCCGGGCGACGCGCACGTTACGGGCATCATCGAGGTCGGGTCGGTCGCCGACCTGGCCGCGACCAACCGCGACCCGTTCGCGGGCCCTGAGGCGAGCATCCACGCCACTCGCAATGTCGGCACGTGGGTGGCCGGCCGCCGTGCGCATGGCTAG
- a CDS encoding ribonucleotide-diphosphate reductase subunit beta produces the protein MGILGTGIQEGLLLKPVTYKWAMDLYDQAVANTWFPNEIQLGEDIADFKKMTDEERHAITFLMSYFNPNELLVNKALAFGVYPYINAPEAHLYLAKQMWEEANHCMSFEYVLETFPIDRVAAYDSHVSVPSMARKEEFEVKFITRMTQDTLDITTTEGKQDFIRNLVAYNVILEGIWFYSGFMVALSFRQRNLLRNFGSLVDWIVRDESLHLKFGINLILTVLEENPDLQTPEFAAEIRQMILDAVEMEEQYNHDLLPNGILGLNANYINQYVKYLADRRLEELGFDTEYNVSNPAKWMATANDTLQLVNFFESTNTSYEVNAKQG, from the coding sequence ATGGGAATCCTCGGAACCGGAATCCAAGAAGGCCTGCTGCTCAAGCCGGTCACCTACAAGTGGGCCATGGACCTCTACGACCAGGCTGTCGCGAACACCTGGTTCCCCAACGAGATCCAGCTCGGTGAAGACATCGCCGACTTCAAAAAGATGACCGACGAAGAGCGTCACGCCATCACGTTTTTGATGAGCTACTTCAACCCCAACGAGCTGCTCGTCAACAAGGCGCTCGCGTTCGGCGTGTACCCCTATATCAATGCACCCGAGGCGCACCTCTACCTCGCGAAGCAGATGTGGGAAGAAGCGAACCACTGCATGAGCTTCGAATACGTGCTCGAGACTTTTCCGATCGACCGCGTTGCCGCGTACGACTCGCACGTGAGCGTGCCGTCGATGGCACGCAAAGAAGAGTTCGAGGTCAAGTTCATCACGCGCATGACGCAAGACACCCTCGACATCACGACGACCGAGGGCAAGCAAGACTTCATCCGCAACCTCGTCGCCTACAACGTGATTCTCGAAGGCATCTGGTTCTACAGCGGCTTCATGGTCGCCCTGTCGTTCCGCCAGCGCAACCTGCTGCGCAACTTCGGCTCGCTCGTCGACTGGATCGTGCGCGACGAGAGCCTGCACCTCAAGTTCGGCATCAACCTGATTCTCACGGTGCTGGAGGAGAACCCCGACCTGCAGACGCCGGAGTTCGCTGCCGAGATTCGCCAGATGATTCTCGACGCGGTCGAGATGGAAGAGCAGTACAACCACGATCTGCTGCCCAACGGCATCCTCGGGTTGAACGCCAACTACATCAACCAGTACGTCAAGTACCTGGCCGACCGTCGCCTCGAAGAGCTCGGCTTCGACACCGAGTACAACGTGTCGAACCCGGCCAAGTGGATGGCGACTGCCAACGACACCCTGCAGCTCGTCAACTTCTTCGAGTCGACGAACACCTCGTACGAGGTCAACGCCAAGCAGGGCTAG
- a CDS encoding ribonucleoside-diphosphate reductase subunit alpha codes for MSITVVKRDGTREPYDANKINLAIEKAAHDLDDSIAWVTQIASELELTLFDGISTQQLDEAVIQVALQNVKDDPAFDVVAARLLLKTIYKRVLGDYETDDELRQLHQQHFSAYIHRGVNEQLLDPRFPDLFDLEKLAAVLEPANDGLLKYIGVVTLNNRYGIKARNNEPLETPQYFWMRVAMGLSLNEADPTTHAIAFYDKMSKLEYLAAGSTLVNAGTSYPQLSNCFVMEMQDDIEHIAKSVRDVMWLTKGTGGIGLAVTKLRAQGSPIRSNNTTSTGPIPFMHTIDSVLRAVSRGGKKFGALCFYMENWHMDFPEFLDLRQNSGDPYRRTRTANTAVWISDEFMKRVQNDDDWYLFDPLEVADLNELYGKEFSTRYAEYIAMAERGELHMFKKIGAREQFKQILISLQSTSHPWLTWKDTINNRAINNNTGTIHLSNLCTEICLPQDRDNISVCNLASINLSQHFVDGGLDWAKIDESARLAVRQLDNLIDITVSSVDEADHANQNNRAIGLGVMGFTDVVEKLGYSYDSEEAFDLIDEIMEHVSYAAIDESADLAQERGSYANFAGSRWSQGLVPLDTIDLTEADRGVEVQVNRTTRLDWDALREKVKGGMRNATLMAIAPTASIGLVAGTTPGLDPQFSQIFSRSTSSGKFLEVNRNLVTALQAHGLWEKVREDILRSQGDIQGIAAIPDDIKAAYKTSFQLSPYAFLEVAARAQKWIDQAISRNMYLETRDVDDMIDIYTAAWKKGVKTTYYLHMKPRHTAEQSTVKVNKSESINAGSGSAPKKGFGAASPVSSAQADTGAGASAEAPVGAPAKKGFGFGGAAKAAE; via the coding sequence GTGAGCATCACGGTCGTCAAGCGCGATGGAACCCGAGAGCCGTACGACGCGAACAAGATCAACCTGGCGATCGAGAAGGCCGCGCACGACCTCGATGACTCGATCGCCTGGGTCACGCAGATCGCGAGCGAGCTCGAGCTCACCCTCTTCGACGGCATCTCGACCCAGCAGCTCGACGAAGCGGTGATTCAGGTCGCCTTGCAGAACGTGAAAGACGACCCAGCGTTCGACGTTGTCGCCGCGCGCCTGCTGCTCAAGACCATCTACAAGCGTGTGCTCGGCGACTACGAGACCGACGACGAGCTGCGCCAGCTGCACCAGCAGCACTTCTCGGCCTACATTCACCGCGGTGTCAACGAGCAGCTGCTCGACCCCCGGTTTCCCGACCTCTTCGACCTCGAGAAGCTCGCCGCCGTGCTCGAGCCCGCCAACGACGGCCTGCTCAAGTACATCGGCGTCGTGACGCTCAACAACCGCTACGGCATCAAGGCGCGCAACAACGAACCGCTCGAGACGCCGCAATACTTCTGGATGCGGGTCGCCATGGGCCTCTCGCTCAACGAGGCCGACCCCACGACGCACGCCATCGCCTTCTACGACAAGATGTCGAAGCTCGAGTACCTCGCTGCCGGTTCGACCCTGGTCAACGCCGGCACGAGCTACCCGCAGTTGTCGAACTGCTTCGTCATGGAGATGCAAGACGACATCGAGCACATCGCCAAGAGTGTGCGCGACGTCATGTGGCTCACGAAGGGCACGGGTGGAATCGGCCTGGCCGTCACGAAGCTGCGCGCGCAGGGCTCGCCCATCCGCTCGAACAACACGACCTCGACCGGCCCGATCCCCTTCATGCACACGATCGACTCGGTGCTGCGCGCGGTCAGCCGCGGCGGCAAGAAGTTCGGCGCCCTGTGCTTCTACATGGAGAACTGGCACATGGACTTCCCCGAGTTCTTGGACCTGCGCCAGAACTCGGGCGACCCCTATCGCCGCACGCGCACCGCCAACACCGCGGTGTGGATCAGCGACGAGTTCATGAAGCGCGTGCAGAACGACGACGACTGGTACCTCTTCGACCCGCTCGAGGTCGCCGACCTCAACGAGCTCTACGGCAAAGAGTTCTCGACCCGCTACGCCGAGTACATCGCCATGGCTGAGCGCGGCGAGCTGCACATGTTCAAGAAGATCGGTGCGCGTGAGCAGTTCAAGCAGATTCTCATCTCACTGCAGTCGACGAGCCACCCGTGGTTGACCTGGAAAGACACGATCAACAACCGGGCCATCAACAACAACACCGGCACGATCCACCTGTCGAACCTCTGCACCGAGATCTGCCTGCCGCAAGACCGCGACAACATCTCGGTCTGCAACCTGGCGTCGATCAACCTCTCGCAGCACTTCGTCGATGGCGGTCTCGACTGGGCGAAGATTGATGAGAGCGCGCGTCTCGCAGTGCGTCAGCTCGACAACCTCATCGACATCACGGTGTCGAGCGTCGACGAGGCCGATCACGCTAACCAGAACAACCGTGCGATCGGCCTCGGCGTCATGGGCTTCACCGATGTCGTCGAGAAGCTCGGCTACTCGTACGACTCTGAAGAGGCCTTCGACCTCATCGACGAGATCATGGAGCACGTCTCGTACGCGGCGATCGACGAGTCGGCCGACCTCGCGCAAGAGCGCGGCTCGTACGCCAACTTCGCTGGGTCACGCTGGTCGCAGGGCCTCGTGCCGCTCGACACGATCGACCTCACCGAGGCCGACCGTGGCGTCGAGGTTCAGGTCAACCGCACAACGCGACTCGACTGGGATGCGCTGCGCGAGAAGGTCAAGGGCGGCATGCGCAACGCGACGCTTATGGCGATCGCGCCCACGGCATCCATCGGTCTCGTCGCCGGCACCACGCCGGGTCTCGACCCGCAGTTCTCGCAGATTTTCAGCCGGTCGACGAGCTCGGGCAAGTTCCTCGAGGTCAACCGCAACCTGGTCACGGCGCTGCAGGCGCACGGGCTGTGGGAGAAGGTGCGCGAAGACATCCTGCGCAGCCAGGGAGACATTCAGGGCATCGCCGCGATTCCTGACGACATCAAGGCCGCGTACAAGACGAGCTTCCAGCTCTCGCCCTACGCCTTCCTCGAGGTCGCGGCCCGTGCGCAGAAGTGGATCGACCAGGCCATCAGCCGCAACATGTACCTCGAGACGCGCGACGTCGACGACATGATCGACATCTACACCGCTGCCTGGAAGAAGGGCGTGAAGACGACCTACTACCTGCACATGAAGCCGCGTCACACCGCCGAGCAGTCGACCGTCAAGGTCAACAAGTCGGAGTCGATCAACGCCGGTTCGGGCTCAGCGCCGAAGAAGGGCTTCGGGGCGGCGAGCCCTGTTTCTTCTGCTCAAGCCGACACCGGCGCTGGCGCGTCGGCGGAAGCGCCTGTGGGCGCTCCCGCCAAGAAGGGCTTCGGCTTCGGCGGCGCCGCGAAGGCGGCCGAGTAA
- a CDS encoding MFS transporter: protein MSGYTDLLRTPGVARIIAAQLTARIPSGMLSLAFLIHIERIFDSYGAAGLVLAATSVGQAVAGPLTSRWMGRFGMRAVLIVTLVICATGIFIVGFALLPLWAYMLTGLIVGLSTPPIQPAVRTIYPKMVTGKQLTPLFSLDASAQEIIWVTGPFITVILATQVSPVVAIAVAGGFLLGGGIWFIASPEVGKVRIPPSRRKLGVVMKNRAVLLATVCGFLLIGSAASVEVGVVAVFGEGGTEAGILFGLWAIASLVGGLSMGHLPIGPWALARRFAIVVVGMAMAPFALEFWWLALALLVAGIGIAPVLAVMFAIVSASVKFSETAEAYGWLGTGQLIGAALGSAIAGFLIDDFGPIGGFWAAIAFAVAGLLVAVLFRGWHPDLRGRDASPIPDTEPVEIVS from the coding sequence GTGAGCGGATACACCGACCTGTTGAGAACGCCCGGCGTGGCGCGCATCATCGCCGCGCAATTGACGGCGCGCATCCCCTCGGGGATGCTCTCGCTGGCGTTCCTCATCCACATCGAGCGCATCTTCGACTCCTACGGCGCCGCCGGGCTCGTGCTCGCCGCCACCAGCGTCGGCCAAGCCGTCGCCGGGCCGCTCACGAGCCGCTGGATGGGCCGGTTCGGCATGCGCGCCGTGCTCATCGTGACGCTCGTCATCTGCGCGACGGGAATCTTCATCGTCGGCTTCGCACTGCTGCCCCTGTGGGCCTACATGCTCACCGGTCTCATCGTCGGCCTCTCGACGCCGCCGATCCAACCGGCCGTGCGCACGATCTATCCGAAGATGGTGACTGGCAAGCAGCTGACCCCCCTGTTCTCGCTCGACGCTTCGGCGCAAGAGATCATCTGGGTCACGGGCCCGTTCATCACAGTCATCCTCGCCACCCAGGTCTCGCCGGTCGTCGCCATCGCCGTCGCAGGCGGATTCTTGCTGGGCGGCGGCATCTGGTTCATCGCGAGCCCTGAGGTCGGCAAGGTGCGCATTCCGCCGAGCCGCCGCAAGCTCGGCGTGGTCATGAAGAACCGCGCGGTGCTGCTGGCGACCGTGTGCGGCTTCTTGCTCATCGGCTCGGCGGCCTCGGTCGAGGTCGGGGTCGTGGCCGTCTTCGGCGAGGGTGGCACCGAAGCGGGCATCCTGTTCGGGCTGTGGGCCATCGCGTCGCTCGTGGGTGGGCTATCGATGGGGCACCTGCCGATCGGGCCATGGGCCCTCGCCCGCCGCTTCGCGATCGTGGTCGTCGGCATGGCCATGGCGCCGTTCGCCCTCGAGTTCTGGTGGCTCGCGCTCGCCCTACTCGTGGCGGGCATCGGCATCGCACCCGTGCTCGCCGTCATGTTCGCGATCGTCTCGGCGAGCGTGAAATTTAGCGAGACGGCCGAGGCTTACGGCTGGCTCGGCACCGGCCAGCTCATCGGTGCCGCGCTCGGCTCAGCGATCGCCGGCTTCTTGATCGACGATTTCGGCCCGATCGGCGGCTTCTGGGCGGCCATCGCTTTCGCCGTGGCCGGCTTGCTCGTCGCCGTGCTGTTCAGAGGCTGGCACCCCGACCTGCGAGGCCGCGACGCGAGCCCGATTCCCGACACCGAACCCGTCGAGATCGTCAGCTGA
- a CDS encoding NADPH-dependent FMN reductase codes for MTRTLIIVGSVRPGRVGLPVAHWVRDRVAAAGHEVDFADLAELNLPFMDEPEHPGKRAYTKPHTIAWSERVEQADAVLLVSPEYNHSYSPALKNALDFLMHEWQGKPVGVVAYGGASSGLRAAAALDQVLTTLGLVRVPVDVAISGPAAHIADGVFTATEKHDAVLGRMIESLGRYAEALRPLRA; via the coding sequence ATGACTCGCACTCTCATCATCGTCGGTTCTGTTCGCCCCGGCCGTGTCGGCCTGCCCGTCGCCCACTGGGTGCGTGACCGCGTCGCGGCCGCGGGGCACGAGGTCGACTTCGCCGACCTCGCCGAGCTGAACCTGCCGTTCATGGACGAGCCCGAGCACCCCGGCAAGCGCGCCTACACCAAGCCGCACACGATCGCGTGGAGCGAGCGCGTCGAGCAGGCCGACGCCGTGCTGCTCGTGAGCCCCGAGTACAACCACAGCTACAGCCCCGCGCTCAAGAACGCGCTCGACTTTCTCATGCACGAGTGGCAGGGCAAGCCCGTGGGCGTGGTCGCCTACGGCGGAGCCTCGTCGGGCTTGCGCGCTGCCGCCGCGCTCGACCAGGTGCTCACCACGCTCGGCCTCGTGCGCGTGCCCGTCGACGTAGCCATCAGCGGCCCCGCTGCGCACATCGCTGACGGCGTCTTCACCGCGACCGAGAAGCACGATGCGGTGCTCGGGCGCATGATCGAGTCGCTCGGCCGCTACGCCGAGGCGCTGCGCCCGCTGCGGGCGTAG
- a CDS encoding alpha/beta fold hydrolase, translating into MSTVTLPRWHWGDASAPRRALLVHGLGSSAQTTWRLSEGLAEQGWSATAVDLRGHGDAPRASRYRIDDFAGDLLGTRHDDGLPWDLVVGHSIGAAAAMQAAGTDAGWTRRLVLLDPALTLDPAARQAVLDGQLANFDGATVASIAEQFPHWHPLDVEFRVRAVKAASRYALERSVLDNDDWDCTSYVAHVTAPTLVIAADPANGSMFAGEHAASVLAANPLFEQVVVPGAGHSVHRDNPEATLQHLLDWLHAAETP; encoded by the coding sequence ATGAGCACCGTGACCTTGCCCCGCTGGCACTGGGGCGACGCGAGTGCCCCCCGACGCGCGCTGCTCGTGCACGGGCTGGGGTCATCCGCTCAGACCACGTGGCGGCTCAGCGAGGGCCTCGCCGAGCAGGGGTGGTCGGCGACGGCCGTCGATCTGCGGGGTCACGGCGACGCACCGCGAGCATCCCGCTACCGCATCGACGACTTCGCGGGCGACCTGCTCGGCACGCGCCATGACGACGGCCTCCCCTGGGATCTCGTCGTCGGCCACTCGATCGGCGCCGCCGCGGCGATGCAGGCCGCGGGCACCGATGCCGGCTGGACTCGCCGGCTCGTGCTACTCGACCCCGCGCTCACTCTTGACCCCGCCGCGCGTCAGGCCGTGCTCGACGGGCAGCTGGCCAACTTTGACGGCGCCACGGTCGCGAGCATCGCCGAGCAGTTTCCGCACTGGCATCCGCTCGACGTCGAGTTTCGCGTGCGGGCGGTCAAGGCCGCGTCGCGGTACGCCCTCGAGCGCTCGGTGCTCGACAACGACGACTGGGATTGCACGTCGTACGTCGCCCACGTCACTGCCCCGACACTCGTGATCGCCGCCGACCCCGCGAACGGGTCGATGTTCGCTGGCGAGCACGCCGCCTCGGTGCTCGCCGCGAACCCGCTGTTCGAGCAGGTCGTCGTGCCGGGCGCCGGGCACAGCGTGCACCGCGATAACCCCGAGGCGACGTTGCAGCACCTGCTCGACTGGCTGCACGCCGCCGAGACGCCTTAG
- a CDS encoding siderophore-interacting protein, with protein MPYSLARHPFPPAERRLVLAERTVLARAGTDSFVRLRLVEAVPGELAGFVAPGGGDHVTVAVGSVEGGDVVVDDGGSTRAEFRTETVVDHSVDEGWIDLDVLVHGEPGAELGVIGPWAARAPLGSPAVMRGPKGSVVLSGVPGEVVLAGDDSALPAVRRYLRMLGPSITGHLLLETRFGLAALGIEPPAGLSVSILPPDPQRSSAALAEALAALRAPADPLERFVFACGEQSLVAPGRALLAAWGIDVERAVLKGYWKR; from the coding sequence GTGCCCTATTCGCTCGCCCGCCATCCGTTCCCGCCCGCCGAGCGGCGGCTGGTGCTCGCCGAGCGCACCGTGCTTGCTCGCGCGGGCACCGACTCCTTTGTACGGCTGCGTCTGGTCGAGGCCGTGCCGGGCGAACTTGCGGGATTCGTCGCGCCGGGCGGTGGCGACCATGTGACGGTCGCGGTCGGATCTGTCGAAGGCGGCGATGTGGTGGTCGATGACGGTGGCAGCACGCGCGCCGAGTTTCGCACCGAGACCGTTGTCGACCACTCCGTCGACGAGGGTTGGATCGACCTCGACGTGCTCGTGCACGGCGAGCCCGGCGCCGAGCTCGGGGTGATCGGCCCGTGGGCCGCGCGCGCTCCGCTCGGGTCGCCCGCCGTCATGCGGGGCCCGAAAGGCTCGGTCGTGCTGTCCGGCGTGCCCGGAGAGGTCGTGCTCGCGGGTGACGACAGCGCCCTGCCCGCCGTACGCCGCTACCTGCGGATGCTCGGCCCGAGCATCACGGGCCACCTGCTGCTCGAGACACGTTTTGGCCTCGCCGCGCTCGGCATCGAGCCGCCGGCGGGGCTGAGCGTGAGCATCCTGCCCCCTGACCCGCAGCGGTCGAGTGCCGCACTCGCCGAGGCACTCGCCGCACTGCGGGCTCCCGCCGACCCTCTCGAGCGCTTCGTGTTCGCCTGCGGAGAGCAGTCGCTCGTCGCTCCGGGCCGCGCGCTGCTCGCCGCGTGGGGCATCGACGTCGAGCGCGCCGTGCTCAAGGGCTACTGGAAGCGCTGA